The window TGAATTTATGCTCGAACACCTGCTGAGTTTCAGTATTTCCCGTATGGCTAAGGTGTTCAGAGTTTCTCGAAGTGGGTTTTATTATTGGGTTGAGAATCGCCACAAGGCGATTCAACGTGAGACAGAGCGCCAAAAGCTTGATACCAAAGTAAAAGAAGCTTTTGACGTTAGCAAAGAGCGAGATGGCTCAAGACGTATTCAGAAAGAGCTGGCAGAGAGCGGTGATAACCATAATGTTAAGACCATTGCCGCCAGTATGAAACGTCAGGATTTAGTAGCGAAAGCAGCACGCAAGTTTAAGTGTACAACAGACAGTAAGCATAAAATGCCCGTTGCTCCGAACTTGCTCGCTCAAGATTTTAACGCAACGGCTCCGAATCAAAAATGGGCAGGAGACATCACCTATGTTGCCACAAGCGAAGGCTGGCTGTACTTAGCTGTCATTATTGACCTTTATTCAAGGCAAGTTATTGGTTGGTCTATGGATACGAGAATGACGGCCTCACTGGTCTGTGATGCCTTATCAATGGCTTTATTCCGTCGAGGGTTTCCTGAGCAGGTTATAACTCATAGCGATCGAGGTAGTCAGTACTGTTCGAAAGACTATCGAGACCTCATAAGTACTTATAATTTAAAACAAAGTATGAGTAGAAAAGGGAACTGTTGGGACAACGCATGTGTTGAGAGCTTCTTCCACTCAATGAAAGTTGAAGCAATCCAATATGAGCCGATCATGACGAGAGAGCAGATGCGCCAAACGATCTTCGAGTACATAGAAGTTGATTATAATCGAACGAGAAGGCACAGTGCACTTGGGTATCTAAGCCCAATGAACTTTGAAAAGCAAAATGTCGCTTAGCTAAGTGTCCAGTCTGACTGGAGCAGATCACGATTATGTTTTTTCTTTTTCAGATTCAAAACCAAGAAGTTCAGTATCTTCGTTTATACGCTCAAAACAACCATCGCATGGCTTGTAAACGTACCGCCCAGTCACTTCCATTAGTTTTGCATCGTTTGCAAACCCCTTGCTGAACTGTTTTCTACCATAACGTGAAAAAACCAAGGATTTACCAGACTGAGATAGATAGTTATCTAAGACATCTTTTCTGATATACAAAGAAGAATTTCTATCAATGGTATGACTAAATACAGCTAAGTCTTGGTTTTTATCGAGCCACCCACTGTCCAGATCCCAGCAAAGGTTCATTTGCTCAACTAAATCAGGACAAGGCATATCAATAGAGTTTTGTTCGACGTTGCTTGAGTAATCGGACTCCCACTCTCCACCCCGTAAAAGCTGAATGCTAGAGAATGTTCGTTGGTCATCTGAAATGGTTGTATCTTGTTCAGCAATACATTGCTTGAAAGCAGGGCTTCTAGGGTACTCTGCCAAGTAAACTCGGTAGCAGTGGTTATTACTATGATTGTAGACTTCGAATGTATTGGCGTTTTTAGGAGCAACAAAATAGCCATTATAGCTAGCTATACCAATGAAGCTTTCAGCGCCGAAAGAGACGTCGTCCTCATCTCGCTTCGCGTGAACCTCTGAATAAAAGTTCAAGTTAATCCATGTCGTCTTGCTCTCGTCATTCAAGATGAGTACTTTGTTTGCGAGGTAGTAATCATCAGTCTGCAACCAACAGTCAATATTACTCTCTGGTAACTCAAGGTCTTTTTTTATTAGGCCTCTGAGTGGGTATTTTTCTGTTGGCGATAAATTTCTTATATCAGATACATCTACCTTTCTCAGTTCTAACGACCAGAATCTATCAGAAGTTAATTGTGGCTCCCAACGAGATTGTGCTGTGGGCACATTGGCAGCCAACAAACCTATCAATCGATGTAAAGCTATCCAGTAACATTTCTTGCCGATCGTTTCTGCATACCCAGGCTTTGCTCTTCCTCTTCCATACTTGTGGAGAGTTGCTAAATCATGGTTGAGAGCGCCTTCACCATAGCCGGGATAACCGATGGACATTGCTTCATTCATGATCCAGCTGGCTATATTTTCGTGCGTTATTCCTTTTGATTCTAGGTCAAAGACTCTTAGCCTTGGCTTTACTTTATACCGCCAAAAGTCAGGACCTATATTGTCACCCCATAAGCGCATATTTGATGGCAAGTTTTCTAATGTGAGTAAGGGCTGCACATCACTAAGAACAGGCCACGTTATTGATAAAGAACGGGGTACAAACTGATTCGATAACCGATTTTCTTGAATCCCTATGCTTAAAAGCTCCTGCATTAACAGTTGGGCATGTTCGCGAATCAAAATATTTGTTGAGCGACTATTGAATTGAATGAACCTATTTAAAGGCTGAACAAACTCTTCAGCTGATTCACGTGAAAGTAAACAAGCTGTATACATAGCTAGAATCAGGCTTTCAAGTATGTAGTCATCATCACAACTAATAAACGTGTCAACAGCGTGAATACATATCGTTGGGTGCTTTTTAAAAAGTAAGCTAAGGCACCTTGTGGCTTGATCTCTCACTCTTCTATCTGTGGCAGAGCAGCACCATAGTAGTGCTGAGGATGCTAATTTGTAGCTTTCTTCAGGCCAATTTGTCTCTTCAATTTTATCTAGAGCTTCAATCAGAAACCAAATTGCACCTCTATTATCATAGGACTCCGATAAGGCAACAGAAAGGTAAGTATCTCTTGATGGCGGGTCTTGGCGCCATTGAAAAGTCTTGAACCAACTTTCCGCATTCAGGTAATGGTTAGGAACTACAGATAGCTTAAACAGACTTTCAAAAACAGTTTGCCACAACCCTCCAGTTCTTAATGCTCCAAACATATGCTCCTCAATGTCAGGAGTAATGCTTTGCTTTGAACGCCAAGTTAGTGACTTAACAAAAAGCTTATGAGCTAAATCTTGGTTTAATCCCAGGCGACTATCAGTAATCTCAACACCTATTTCTTCAGGGAGAATACTTGCAAGAGCTTCTAAGACTCCGCTCTCTATATCGTTTAAAACAGCGAGTTTTTCTGCAAGGATGGATAGATCGTTGCTTTCAGTTTCTTGATAGGATTGAACTAGTGAAGATGCGCGCAACATGTCACCGAACCTCTGGTACCCAAACCTAATCAGAAAGTCTTCATCGCTAGTTATTGATAAAATTAGTAGCTGCTCTTTGGCTAACTCATCAATAAATCTCTCTGGAGACACTTCACTTCCTAGGATTGGTTTGATTGTACTTACAGCTGTATCCCAATTTATAGTTTGGTTGTCTGAATTTGCTAACGCATCAGACAATTTGATCATTACTGCTCTAACAATATTTCTAGGGCTGACATAGTCCAAACGCTCTCTCAGTGAGTCATCGATTTGCTTTAGATGTTTAGAAAAAATGGTAGAGAAGCCACTAGTCGATACATCAAGGGAAGAGTCATCATCCGACTTGTGAGTTTTGAAAACCAAATGTAGAAGTAATGGATTTCGCAACTCGTCAGTGAAAATAGGTGTTATCTCACTTTCAACATTGTAGCGTTGAGAGAAAGAGGAAAGCACTTCATGAAAGTTTCTAGTAAATCCAATGTGGTTATATGCATAACCTGGAAATCGTTCATCAACAACTAAGTCGGTGTATATATCGCGAGTGGATACAACGATCTTTATGTCTTCATACTCTGTTAGTTGCTGGATTATCTCAGGAAGTTTGTTTTTCCATTTTCTCGCTTTATTTCCTTCGTTTAACGCATCGATAGCTATAACAAAAGAATGATTGTTGGCTTGAGCGCTTGCTTGAAGGCAAGATAGTAATCTGTCTCGCCCCACATCGGAGCCGAAGCCTAGTTTGTTTCGGACAACATCCCAAGGTTCCGCATTATCAAAGTCTTCACCAAATAGCACCAGGGTGTGAGCACCCTTGCTTAATCTTCTCTTAGCAAAGCTCACTATAGAATGTGTCTTACCTGCACCGGCTGGTCCAGCCAACAGAAAAGAGTGAGCATGGTAAGACTGAACTAGAGGACTATAGAGCGCTTGTTCAATATCTAGTATTGAAGCGAGCAACTCCCTTGAAGCATCTAAGTGTTCAGCAGGAAATACACACATATACTCTGCTTGAAACTGCCTGAATGAGGGCGTGTCGCTGTTTTCACCATGTGTTGTAAAGAAGTGTTGCTCTTGCTGCTTTATTGCACTTTCACAGTATGGCTTAAGTAATTTTATGGTATCTAAAGTTGTACAAAGAACCGTTTGGTCAAGAATGCTGTACTTACTAGAAGTTTTATCTAAAAGTGCATCCAGTAGCTGTATAGCACGTAATCTTTCACTGTCAGGTGTCTGAGAAAATATCTTTTCTGAATATTGCGCCTTTGTTCTAAAGCTGATTTTCAATGGATTCCAACTATCAATGAGCCATTGTTTAAAATCATAGACTTCGCCAAAAGCGTCTAAAGCATCATGGGCTTCTGTAATTATGTCTAAATCACTACAATACCTTGGGCCAGCGAAAGCTGCTGCCGAGTCAATACAGTTTTTTATTTTCTGAGAGGTTAATATATTCTCGTTAAACCAGTAGGCGACCAAACCACCCGAACTGTCTATTGTTAAGATCTGCTGTCTAGATATCTCCGCCGTAACCAGTTTTATATGTAGATTCTGATGTTGAGTTTTGATGTCATCACGCCATTCTTCAAACTTTTCAACTTCACTTTTCCCTCTTTTGCCCTCTGCGACTCTTCCTGTTAGATCAAATGGTAGATAAATCCAGTATTCAGATAATGTTGGATGATTTTTTAATGCAGTGGTTAATGATTTTTTGATCTGGCCAAACTCACTACTGCCAAGTTTAAAAAAGTATTTTGCTTGAATCCCCAGAACATCACCTGTGGGGGTTTTGTAATAAGCTTCGACGCCTCCATCGCCCCCGTCGCCACGCAAACTAAAGAAAGAAGAGCCCTGTGGTGGTTGAGAATAAGTTTTAAAAAGCTGTATCGCTAGTGACTCAAAACTATCGTTTTTGCTTTTTGGAGTCGATCTTATTTGAGAAAAGTTAATGGCAGTCAAAATAACCCCTAATGATGCTTAGAAAGATATATTAGATGTAGCTTAAAATAGGACGAAGGTTGTTTCTTTTCTGTGATGCAAATCAAGGGGTTAATGATAATAAGTTAAATCCTAGCAATCTTGATTTTTCGTTCGATAATCTGCTTTTTTGCTTTAAATCGACCAAATTTTCATAAATCACTAATGGTCACCTAGATGAGCCGAGCAGAAATTTTTTCCATACTTCATTTAATTAGCAAGCACTGTAACTCAGAAATGTCCAGAGGCATGCTGACGGGGTATGAAATACGAAAATGCCCCAAGACGTGTTTAGAGCGCATGAAACTAACATGACATTTATTTGAATAACGTTCTACATTACGGTTAGTAGTCCATTATGCTATAAACTAATCTAATGTCATTTTCGAATCGAGAAACGGCTTATGAGCAAGAAAAAGCTATCAGAAAAAGAACTGCTTAAGGGTATTACACCTAAGACTGCCCACGCTGATGGGCTTGCTACAGTTTCATTAGATGAAGTGGGCCTAGAACCCTCAGAAAGCGACTATAAAGCTGTTTTGAAAAGAATTGAATCCTTGTTTGATGTGGCTGAACCAGGCACACCCGAAGGTGATGAGCTTGAAAAGCTAGTAATTTGGGTTGAAGGGTATGAAGAAGATCACTTCCCATTTTAAACTAGCTAACCTTCAGTTTTGCCTCAATCAATTTAGATAGCAGTAAAATAATCTGTGCAAGAAGTCCTTGCACAATTGCTCTTACTTTCAGATACGACAAAGCCACAGGCTTTGTATAACAGCTACATACAGAATGTTTTCATTAATTTGCATTTTGGGTGCGGTGCCAGGTATTTCATCACCAAATATGGGAGGGAGAGTACCTTCGGCTTATCGTATGTCCTCGGTTGGCTGCTTTGCAATTCCGCTAGATTCAAATTGATACCATTACTTCTGGCCAGACAGTAAATAGTAACTCAAAGAATAAAGCAGGGATAACCGAGGCTCTCGCTATTAGTGTAAAGCGAAGAACCGAATGCAGTAAGCTTACTTCCTCAAAGAAACAAGCTAACGCAGTTCATAGTTATCACGCCTCTGTAATTCAAATAGTCACTCGACTAAAAGGTTTAATTATCATGGTCGAACACAGCACTCTATTAGTTGATCCTTTTGGTCGAAGTTAGAATTTGAGCATAATCTCGACCAGAAAAGTGAATGTTCTTTCTTTTTCGACTAAAAAGTTTAAAAGAATTGGTCGAGAGATTGCCGGCCTTGTCGCGTCTCATGAAAATGCCAGCATTGTTAGGGTGGCCTCAATTATTGCTCCAGAAACATTCAATATCGATAAGCATTAACCCTCCCCCTGAATACAGAAGTGAAGCTTTTGATATTTTCTATGTGGGCCAATTGGTACTCACTACTTTCTGGGAAACTTCTCCAAGCTCTCGCTACTAATTTACTTATATAATGCCATGGGCTCTTTAGCTAACTTATACGAAG of the Vibrio lentus genome contains:
- a CDS encoding IS3 family transposase (programmed frameshift), translating into MTIKKKRIIHSPEFKAETLKLAEKVGVAAAARQLSLHESQIYGWRKATKKNSSISQREQELAVEVAKLKRQLAEQAEELEIGKKGRHLLREKSKVNCYEFMLEHLLSFSISRMAKVFRVSRSGFYYWVENRHKAIQRETERQKLDTKVKEAFDVSKERDGSRRIQKELAESGDNHNVKTIAASMKRQDLVAKAARKFKCTTDSKHKMPVAPNLLAQDFNATAPNQKWAGDITYVATSEGWLYLAVIIDLYSRQVIGWSMDTRMTASLVCDALSMALFRRGFPEQVITHSDRGSQYCSKDYRDLISTYNLKQSMSRKGNCWDNACVESFFHSMKVEAIQYEPIMTREQMRQTIFEYIEVDYNRTRRHSALGYLSPMNFEKQNVA
- a CDS encoding ATP-binding protein; translated protein: MTAINFSQIRSTPKSKNDSFESLAIQLFKTYSQPPQGSSFFSLRGDGGDGGVEAYYKTPTGDVLGIQAKYFFKLGSSEFGQIKKSLTTALKNHPTLSEYWIYLPFDLTGRVAEGKRGKSEVEKFEEWRDDIKTQHQNLHIKLVTAEISRQQILTIDSSGGLVAYWFNENILTSQKIKNCIDSAAAFAGPRYCSDLDIITEAHDALDAFGEVYDFKQWLIDSWNPLKISFRTKAQYSEKIFSQTPDSERLRAIQLLDALLDKTSSKYSILDQTVLCTTLDTIKLLKPYCESAIKQQEQHFFTTHGENSDTPSFRQFQAEYMCVFPAEHLDASRELLASILDIEQALYSPLVQSYHAHSFLLAGPAGAGKTHSIVSFAKRRLSKGAHTLVLFGEDFDNAEPWDVVRNKLGFGSDVGRDRLLSCLQASAQANNHSFVIAIDALNEGNKARKWKNKLPEIIQQLTEYEDIKIVVSTRDIYTDLVVDERFPGYAYNHIGFTRNFHEVLSSFSQRYNVESEITPIFTDELRNPLLLHLVFKTHKSDDDSSLDVSTSGFSTIFSKHLKQIDDSLRERLDYVSPRNIVRAVMIKLSDALANSDNQTINWDTAVSTIKPILGSEVSPERFIDELAKEQLLILSITSDEDFLIRFGYQRFGDMLRASSLVQSYQETESNDLSILAEKLAVLNDIESGVLEALASILPEEIGVEITDSRLGLNQDLAHKLFVKSLTWRSKQSITPDIEEHMFGALRTGGLWQTVFESLFKLSVVPNHYLNAESWFKTFQWRQDPPSRDTYLSVALSESYDNRGAIWFLIEALDKIEETNWPEESYKLASSALLWCCSATDRRVRDQATRCLSLLFKKHPTICIHAVDTFISCDDDYILESLILAMYTACLLSRESAEEFVQPLNRFIQFNSRSTNILIREHAQLLMQELLSIGIQENRLSNQFVPRSLSITWPVLSDVQPLLTLENLPSNMRLWGDNIGPDFWRYKVKPRLRVFDLESKGITHENIASWIMNEAMSIGYPGYGEGALNHDLATLHKYGRGRAKPGYAETIGKKCYWIALHRLIGLLAANVPTAQSRWEPQLTSDRFWSLELRKVDVSDIRNLSPTEKYPLRGLIKKDLELPESNIDCWLQTDDYYLANKVLILNDESKTTWINLNFYSEVHAKRDEDDVSFGAESFIGIASYNGYFVAPKNANTFEVYNHSNNHCYRVYLAEYPRSPAFKQCIAEQDTTISDDQRTFSSIQLLRGGEWESDYSSNVEQNSIDMPCPDLVEQMNLCWDLDSGWLDKNQDLAVFSHTIDRNSSLYIRKDVLDNYLSQSGKSLVFSRYGRKQFSKGFANDAKLMEVTGRYVYKPCDGCFERINEDTELLGFESEKEKT